One stretch of Streptomyces peucetius DNA includes these proteins:
- a CDS encoding TetR/AcrR family transcriptional regulator: MTPIRHNHSDVDAVLDAARDCVLAVGVRRTTLTDIARRAGVSRMTLYRRWPDVRTLVGDLMTREWIGLAVGAMPDHRPDTPARRRVVDGLVAGVAAFRAHPLFHKIIDVDPELLLPYILDRRGASQDALLELLSGGLAEGHADGSVRRFHPERQARSLLLVVQSFALSLRTMTEEADPELADAAFLDELRTILERTLAP, encoded by the coding sequence ATGACGCCCATTCGTCACAACCACTCGGACGTGGACGCCGTCCTCGACGCGGCCCGGGACTGCGTCCTGGCCGTCGGCGTACGCCGGACCACGCTCACCGACATCGCCCGGCGCGCCGGGGTCTCCCGCATGACCCTCTACCGCCGCTGGCCGGATGTGCGCACGCTCGTCGGCGACCTGATGACCCGGGAGTGGATCGGTCTCGCCGTCGGCGCCATGCCCGACCACCGGCCGGACACCCCCGCGCGGCGCCGCGTCGTCGACGGACTCGTCGCGGGCGTCGCGGCCTTCCGCGCCCACCCGCTCTTCCACAAGATCATCGATGTGGACCCCGAGCTGCTGCTCCCCTACATTCTCGACCGCAGGGGCGCCAGTCAGGACGCCCTGCTGGAACTCCTCTCCGGCGGCCTCGCGGAGGGCCACGCCGACGGATCCGTCCGCCGCTTCCACCCCGAACGCCAGGCCCGCTCACTGCTGCTCGTCGTGCAGTCCTTCGCCCTGTCACTGCGCACGATGACCGAAGAGGCCGACCCCGAACTCGCCGACGCCGCCTTCCTCGACGAACTGCGGACCATCCTGGAGAGGACCCTCGCCCCATGA